One Pectobacterium polaris DNA window includes the following coding sequences:
- the rplQ gene encoding 50S ribosomal protein L17, with the protein MRHRKSGRQLNRNSSHRQAMFRNMASSLVRHEIIKTTLPKAKELRRVVEPLITLAKTDSVANRRLAFARTRDNEIVAKLFNELGPRFASRAGGYTRILKCGFRAGDNAPMAYIELVDRSVSQTEEVATAE; encoded by the coding sequence ATGCGCCATCGTAAGAGTGGTCGTCAACTGAACCGTAACAGCAGCCATCGTCAGGCTATGTTCCGTAACATGGCTAGTTCTTTGGTTCGTCATGAAATCATCAAGACGACCCTGCCGAAAGCGAAAGAGCTGCGTCGCGTTGTTGAACCGCTGATTACTCTTGCCAAGACCGACAGCGTTGCTAATCGTCGTCTGGCATTCGCCCGTACTCGTGATAACGAGATCGTGGCAAAACTGTTTAATGAACTGGGCCCGCGTTTCGCGAGCCGTGCCGGTGGTTACACTCGTATTCTTAAGTGTGGCTTCCGTGCTGGTGACAATGCGCCGATGGCATACATCGAGCTCGTTGATCGCTCAGTTTCGCAGACAGAAGAAGTTGCTACTGCAGAGTAA
- a CDS encoding DNA-directed RNA polymerase subunit alpha, whose product MQGSVTEFLKPRLVDIEQVSSTHAKVTLEPLERGFGHTLGNALRRILLSSMPGCAVTEVEIDGVLHEYSTKEGVQEDILEILLNLKGLAVRVQGKDEVILTLNKSGIGPVTAADIIHDGDVEIVKPQHLICHLTDENASISMRIKVQRGRGYVPASARIHTEEDERPIGRLLVDACYSPVERIAYNVEAARVEQRTDLDKLVIEMETNGTIDPEEAIRRAATILAEQLEAFVDLRDVRQPEVKEEKPEFDPILLRPVDDLELTVRSANCLKAEAIHYIGDLVQRTEVELLKTPNLGKKSLTEIKDVLASRGLSLGMRLENWPPASIADE is encoded by the coding sequence ATGCAGGGTTCTGTGACAGAGTTTCTAAAACCGCGCCTGGTTGATATCGAGCAAGTGAGTTCGACGCACGCCAAGGTGACCCTTGAGCCATTAGAGCGGGGCTTCGGCCATACTCTTGGCAACGCACTGCGCCGTATTCTGCTTTCATCCATGCCAGGTTGCGCGGTGACCGAGGTTGAGATTGATGGTGTACTGCATGAGTACAGCACCAAAGAAGGCGTACAGGAAGATATCCTGGAAATCCTGCTCAACCTGAAAGGGCTGGCGGTGAGAGTTCAAGGCAAAGATGAAGTTATTCTTACCCTGAATAAATCTGGCATTGGCCCTGTGACTGCAGCCGACATCATCCATGATGGTGATGTCGAAATCGTCAAGCCGCAGCACTTAATTTGCCACCTGACCGATGAAAACGCATCTATTAGCATGCGTATCAAAGTTCAACGTGGTCGTGGTTATGTGCCGGCATCTGCCCGTATTCATACGGAAGAAGATGAGCGCCCGATTGGTCGTCTGTTAGTTGATGCTTGCTACAGCCCTGTAGAGCGTATTGCCTACAATGTTGAAGCAGCTCGTGTAGAACAGCGTACTGACCTGGACAAGCTAGTCATCGAAATGGAAACCAATGGCACGATCGATCCTGAAGAGGCGATCCGCCGTGCGGCTACCATTCTGGCTGAACAACTTGAAGCTTTTGTTGACTTACGTGATGTTCGTCAGCCAGAAGTTAAAGAAGAGAAACCAGAATTCGATCCGATTCTGCTGCGCCCTGTTGACGATCTGGAATTGACTGTCCGCTCTGCTAACTGCCTTAAGGCAGAAGCTATCCACTACATCGGTGATCTGGTACAGCGTACCGAGGTTGAGCTGCTCAAAACGCCTAACCTTGGTAAAAAATCTCTTACTGAGATTAAAGACGTACTGGCTTCCCGTGGTTTGTCTCTGGGCATGCGCCTGGAAAACTGGCCACCGGCAAGCATTGCTGATGAGTAA
- the rpsD gene encoding 30S ribosomal protein S4: MARYLGPKLKLSRREGTDLFLKSGVRAIDSKCKIEQAPGQHGARKPRLSDYGVQLREKQKVRRIYGVLERQFRNYYKEAARLKGNTGANLLQLLEGRLDNVVYRMGFGATRAEARQMVSHKAIMVNGRVVSIASYQVSPNDVVSIREKAKKQSRVKAALELAEQREKPTWLEVDAAKMEGVFKRIPERTDLSADINEHLIVELYSK; the protein is encoded by the coding sequence ATGGCAAGATATTTGGGTCCTAAGCTCAAGCTGAGCCGTCGTGAAGGCACCGACCTGTTTCTGAAGTCTGGTGTTCGTGCGATCGATTCCAAGTGTAAAATTGAACAAGCTCCTGGCCAGCACGGTGCGCGTAAACCGCGTCTGTCTGACTATGGTGTACAGTTGCGTGAAAAGCAAAAAGTTCGCCGTATCTACGGTGTTCTGGAGCGTCAGTTCCGTAACTATTATAAAGAAGCTGCACGTCTGAAAGGCAACACAGGTGCAAACCTGCTGCAACTGCTGGAAGGTCGTCTGGATAACGTTGTTTATCGTATGGGTTTTGGTGCCACTCGTGCTGAAGCACGTCAGATGGTAAGCCACAAAGCTATCATGGTAAACGGTCGCGTTGTTAGCATCGCTTCTTATCAGGTATCCCCGAATGACGTAGTCAGCATCCGTGAGAAAGCGAAAAAGCAATCTCGCGTGAAAGCCGCTCTGGAGCTGGCTGAACAGCGTGAAAAGCCAACTTGGCTGGAAGTTGATGCTGCCAAGATGGAAGGTGTGTTCAAACGTATTCCTGAACGTACCGATCTGTCTGCGGACATTAATGAACACCTGATCGTCGAGCTTTACTCCAAGTAA
- the rpsK gene encoding 30S ribosomal protein S11, producing MAKAPIRARKRVRKQVSDGVAHIHASFNNTIVTITDRQGNALGWATAGGSGFRGSRKSTPFAAQVAAERCAEAVKEYGIKNLEVMVKGPGPGRESTIRALNAAGFRITNITDVTPIPHNGCRPPKKRRV from the coding sequence ATGGCAAAGGCACCTATTCGTGCACGTAAGCGTGTCAGAAAGCAAGTCTCTGACGGTGTGGCTCATATCCATGCTTCTTTCAACAACACCATCGTAACCATTACTGATCGTCAGGGTAATGCGCTAGGTTGGGCAACTGCCGGTGGTTCCGGCTTCCGTGGTTCTCGCAAATCCACTCCGTTCGCAGCTCAAGTTGCAGCAGAACGCTGTGCTGAAGCAGTGAAAGAGTACGGTATTAAGAACCTGGAAGTTATGGTTAAAGGACCTGGTCCGGGCCGTGAGTCTACTATCCGCGCGTTGAACGCGGCTGGTTTCCGCATCACTAATATTACTGATGTGACTCCGATCCCTCATAACGGTTGTCGTCCGCCGAAAAAGCGCCGCGTATAA
- the rpsM gene encoding 30S ribosomal protein S13, with protein MARIAGINIPDHKHTVIALTSIFGIGKTRSQAICTATGIAENVKISELSEEQIDKLRDEVAKFVVEGDLRREVTLSIKRLMDLGTYRGLRHRRGLPVRGQRTKTNARTRKGPRKPIKK; from the coding sequence GTGGCCCGTATAGCAGGCATTAACATTCCTGATCATAAACATACCGTTATTGCATTAACGTCGATTTTCGGTATCGGTAAAACTCGGTCGCAGGCTATTTGTACTGCAACAGGAATTGCCGAAAATGTTAAGATCAGTGAGCTGTCTGAAGAGCAAATCGATAAGCTGCGTGACGAAGTTGCCAAGTTTGTTGTAGAAGGTGATCTGCGTCGTGAAGTTACCCTGAGCATCAAGCGTCTTATGGACCTTGGTACTTATCGTGGTTTGCGTCATCGTCGTGGTCTGCCGGTTCGCGGTCAGCGTACCAAGACTAACGCCCGTACCCGTAAGGGTCCGCGCAAACCGATCAAGAAATAA
- the rpmJ gene encoding 50S ribosomal protein L36 produces MKVRASVKKLCRNCKIVKRNGVVRVICSAEPKHKQRQG; encoded by the coding sequence ATGAAAGTTCGTGCTTCCGTCAAGAAATTATGTCGTAACTGTAAGATTGTTAAGCGTAACGGTGTCGTTCGTGTGATCTGCAGTGCCGAACCGAAGCATAAACAGCGTCAAGGCTGA
- the secY gene encoding preprotein translocase subunit SecY → MAKQPGLDFQSAKGGVGELKRRLLFVIGALIVFRIGSFIPIPGIDATVLAKLLEQQRGTIIEMFNMFSGGALSRASIFALGIMPYISASIIIQLLTVVHPALAEIKKEGEAGRRKISQYTRYGTLVLAIFQSIGIATGLPNMPGMQDLVINPGFAFYFTAVVSLVTGTMFLMWLGEQITERGIGNGISIIIFAGIVAGLPPAIGHTIEQARQGDLHFLLLLLVAVLVFAVTFFVVFVERGQRRIVVNYAKRQQGRRVYAAQSTHLPLKVNMAGVIPAIFASSIILFPATIASWFGGGTGWNWLTTISLYLQPGQPLYVLLYASAIIFFCFFYTALVFNPRETADNLKKSGAFVPGIRPGEQTAKYIDKVMTRLTLIGAMYITFICLIPEFMRDAMKVPFYFGGTSLLIVVVVIMDFMAQVQTLMMSSQYESALKKANLKGYNR, encoded by the coding sequence ATGGCTAAGCAACCAGGATTAGATTTTCAAAGTGCTAAAGGCGGAGTTGGTGAACTGAAGCGCAGACTTTTGTTTGTTATCGGTGCGCTAATTGTTTTCCGTATTGGCTCTTTTATCCCAATTCCTGGTATTGATGCCACTGTGCTTGCCAAATTGCTTGAACAGCAGCGAGGCACCATCATTGAAATGTTTAACATGTTCTCTGGTGGTGCTCTCAGCCGTGCTTCTATCTTTGCACTGGGTATTATGCCGTATATTTCGGCGTCCATTATTATCCAGTTGCTGACGGTGGTTCATCCAGCGTTGGCTGAAATAAAGAAAGAAGGGGAAGCTGGCCGTCGTAAGATAAGCCAGTATACTCGCTACGGTACCTTGGTATTGGCTATATTCCAATCGATCGGTATTGCTACCGGTTTGCCGAATATGCCTGGAATGCAAGACTTGGTGATAAACCCAGGCTTTGCTTTCTACTTTACCGCTGTTGTGAGCCTAGTTACTGGAACAATGTTCCTGATGTGGCTGGGAGAACAGATTACGGAACGTGGTATCGGTAACGGTATCTCGATCATAATCTTCGCTGGTATTGTTGCGGGACTACCGCCGGCCATTGGCCATACCATCGAGCAAGCTCGGCAAGGCGACCTGCACTTCCTCCTGTTGCTGTTGGTTGCAGTTTTAGTGTTTGCAGTAACCTTCTTCGTTGTTTTCGTTGAGCGTGGTCAACGTCGTATCGTTGTTAACTATGCAAAACGTCAACAGGGGCGTCGTGTTTATGCAGCACAGAGTACGCATTTACCGCTGAAGGTGAACATGGCTGGGGTTATCCCTGCAATCTTCGCCTCCAGCATTATTCTGTTCCCAGCCACGATTGCATCTTGGTTTGGGGGCGGTACCGGTTGGAACTGGCTGACAACTATTTCGCTGTATTTGCAGCCCGGACAACCGCTTTATGTGTTACTCTATGCGTCTGCAATCATCTTCTTCTGTTTCTTCTACACTGCGTTGGTTTTCAATCCGCGCGAAACAGCAGATAACCTGAAGAAGTCCGGTGCATTCGTGCCAGGAATTCGTCCGGGAGAGCAAACGGCGAAATATATCGATAAAGTGATGACTCGCCTTACTCTGATTGGTGCGATGTATATTACTTTTATCTGCCTGATCCCGGAGTTTATGCGTGACGCAATGAAAGTGCCTTTCTATTTTGGGGGTACATCTTTATTGATCGTTGTTGTCGTCATCATGGACTTTATGGCTCAAGTGCAAACTCTAATGATGTCGAGTCAATATGAGTCTGCATTGAAGAAAGCAAACCTGAAAGGCTATAACCGTTAA
- the rplO gene encoding 50S ribosomal protein L15, with translation MRLNTLSPAEGAKHAPKRLGRGIGSGLGKTSGRGHKGQNSRSGGGVRRGFEGGQMPLYRRLPKFGFTSRKAMITAEVRLSDLAKVEGDVVDLNTLKAANVIGIQIEFAKVILSGEVARPVTIRGLRVTKGARAAIETAGGKIEE, from the coding sequence ATGCGTTTAAATACTCTGTCTCCGGCCGAAGGTGCTAAACACGCACCGAAGCGTTTAGGTCGTGGTATCGGTTCTGGCCTGGGCAAAACCAGTGGTCGTGGTCACAAAGGTCAGAACTCTCGTTCTGGCGGTGGCGTACGTCGTGGTTTTGAAGGTGGTCAGATGCCTTTATATCGTCGTCTGCCGAAATTCGGTTTTACTTCTCGCAAAGCGATGATCACGGCAGAAGTTCGTCTGTCTGATTTAGCTAAAGTAGAAGGCGACGTGGTTGACCTGAATACGCTGAAAGCCGCTAATGTTATTGGCATTCAGATTGAGTTCGCGAAAGTGATTCTGTCTGGTGAAGTTGCTCGTCCGGTAACGATTCGTGGTCTGCGTGTCACTAAAGGTGCTCGTGCTGCTATCGAAACTGCTGGCGGTAAAATTGAGGAATAA
- the rpmD gene encoding 50S ribosomal protein L30, whose protein sequence is MAKTIKITQTRSAIGRLPKHKATLLGLGLRRIGHTVEREDTPAVRGMVNAVSYMVKVEE, encoded by the coding sequence GTGGCAAAGACTATTAAAATTACTCAAACCCGTAGTGCAATCGGTCGTCTGCCGAAACATAAGGCGACACTGCTTGGCCTGGGTCTGCGTCGTATTGGGCATACAGTGGAACGTGAGGATACTCCTGCGGTTCGCGGTATGGTCAACGCGGTTTCCTACATGGTTAAAGTAGAGGAGTAA